ACCGAAAAGAACGTTTCCACACTTAACGCGTGACAAGGATTCCTTAGACAAAAGGTTAATGCTCGATCAAAATCTACTACAGCTTTCGCTTTTAACCCTAGCTCAGCATTCCACAGTCCCCTTAGAAACACTGAGAAATTTTCTTCGCGTGGATTCCCTAACTCATGAAAATATGCAATGGTACTCTCAATCTGAGTAGTGGCAGCTTCATGAAAGTTGCGACGATGATTCACCATCGCGCTGGCTCTAATCGCATAATGCTCTAGTAATGGCAATTTGATTTCTTTCGACAATAGGATTGCCCTTTCCAAATCAACTCTTGCAGTTTCGTTGTCTCCTTTCAGTTTTCGGATGCTACCTAGATTCGTGAGTGCAAGAACTTCAAATCGTTTATCACCGAGGTAATGAAAATGTTCTGTTGCGACAACGAGATCGTTAATTGCCTCTTCATACCTTAACAGAGTAGGCAACATCATTCCACGCGTAAAAAGCGCTTGTGCCAACTGTACTGTGAGATTTCTGTTGGTGGCTTCTTGAATGACCTGATCCAGCATTTCCAACGATTCGTCCACCTCATCGTTACTGTATATCACTTTGGCAAGATCGATGCGAACGTTGTTTGCAAACTCGTAATTACCGACTTCTGTCATAATCTGAAATGCCAAACGCATGCTCGCTGCAGCTTTGTGAGGACGCTTTTGTTCGATGTAGATAGCGCCGATGTTCTGATGAATCATGGCAGCACGAGTTTTATTATCGGTCTTTTCATAAATGGCTAGTGCTTTTTGAGCCAGTTGGTGAGCGGTTTTGTAATCTGCTCGCATCCGATGAACATACGTTTCATTACCATAGCAGTCAGCGACGCGCTCCCGATTGCGAGATCGTTGGAACAGGTTACGTGCCTCACGAAAACTCGCTAGTGCAGATTCCAGATTCGTTAAACGAACTTCACATATTCCGATAAAGTATAAGGCTTCAGCAATCCGTGCACGACTACGCAAACCTTCAGCCTGACGAATGGCATTCCGGTATTCAATGATCGCTTCGGCGTACCAAGTTTGCTTGCGTTTTTCTTCGGCAAGATGCATCGCAGTTGAGTAGGCATCGATAACAGATGCTTCGCTCGTAATGCCAGTTGCTTGCTCGATCTTTTTCAAGGATAGCTCCTACCTTTCAAGACCCGTTTTATCGAAAACGGTGACTACTTAACCATTCTCTAATTTTGGGGTCTGATTTCTGAGACGCACGTTACTCGATTAACACCAGACCGAAGTTGATTGAGCTACGCTAACACTTTGGGTTAGTCCTCGAGAGCTCTCAATTCGGAGTAGTTTATCTCCGATCATTCTCTTACTTCAGAATTTACAAGCATTCCAATGGTGTTAAAACCGATAATGCAGTCCAGTAAAGGATTTCAAGACGTTGTAGTTAACGGTTGATTAGAAACGTAGATTTTCTTTGTTGCTATATGTGTTTGTAAAAACAGCAAATATAAATCACAGTAGACAATATGGATATACATAGTAACAGTTAGCCAGTAAACTAATTTACGATTGCACGTAACTCCTCTAGAAGATTTAAAGATATTTTACTCGTTTTCTTCTTGCGCGTGTGGTTAAGACTTATCCAATAGGATAACCTACCAGTGACATTTCACCAAGGAGAAACTGATGACTCATTGTCATAAAACTCAAGTTCGTCACTTGGGACTGATTTCCATTTTGTCAGTCCTGTGTTTATTGACGGTACTTGTCGTTCATGCCGCACCATTGAACGACGAGGCACAACGCACCATCTCAACAAATTCCACTGATGCGCAAGGCGGACCCGATGGATTTGGGTATCGCTGGATGGATTCCAACGAACCGGGTGGCCCTTCCTACCAAAACT
This genomic interval from bacterium contains the following:
- a CDS encoding tetratricopeptide repeat protein, producing the protein MKKIEQATGITSEASVIDAYSTAMHLAEEKRKQTWYAEAIIEYRNAIRQAEGLRSRARIAEALYFIGICEVRLTNLESALASFREARNLFQRSRNRERVADCYGNETYVHRMRADYKTAHQLAQKALAIYEKTDNKTRAAMIHQNIGAIYIEQKRPHKAAASMRLAFQIMTEVGNYEFANNVRIDLAKVIYSNDEVDESLEMLDQVIQEATNRNLTVQLAQALFTRGMMLPTLLRYEEAINDLVVATEHFHYLGDKRFEVLALTNLGSIRKLKGDNETARVDLERAILLSKEIKLPLLEHYAIRASAMVNHRRNFHEAATTQIESTIAYFHELGNPREENFSVFLRGLWNAELGLKAKAVVDFDRALTFCLRNPCHALSVETFFSV